Proteins encoded by one window of Antechinus flavipes isolate AdamAnt ecotype Samford, QLD, Australia chromosome 4, AdamAnt_v2, whole genome shotgun sequence:
- the LOC127559138 gene encoding histone H2A type 2-A, whose amino-acid sequence MSGRGKQGGKARAKAKSRSSRAGLQFPVGRVHRLLRKGNYAERVGAGAPVYMAAVLEYLTAEILELAGNAARDNKKTRIIPRHLQLAIRNDEELNKLLGKVTIAQGGVLPNIQAVLLPKKTESHHKAKGK is encoded by the coding sequence ATGTCTGGCCGCGGAAAGCAGGGTGGCAAGGCTCGCGCCAAGGCCAAGTCTCGGTCCTCCCGGGCCGGTCTGCAGTTTCCCGTAGGCCGTGTGCACCGCCTGCTGCGCAAGGGCAACTACGCCGAGCGGGTCGGCGCCGGCGCCCCCGTTTACATGGCGGCGGTGCTGGAGTACCTGACGGCCGAAATCCTGGAGCTGGCTGGCAACGCCGCCAGGGACAACAAGAAGACTCGCATCATCCCCCGCCACCTCCAGTTGGCCATCCGCAACGACGAGGAGCTCAACAAGCTGCTGGGCAAGGTGACCATCGCCCAGGGCGGCGTGCTGCCCAACATCCAGGCCGTCCTGTTGCCCAAGAAAACCGAGAGCCACCACAAGGCCAAGGGCAAGTAA
- the LOC127559143 gene encoding histone H2B type 2-E: MPEPAKSAPAPKKGSKKAVTKAQKKDGKKRKRSRKESYSIYVYKVLKQVHPDTGISSKAMGIMNSFVNDIFERIAGEASRLAHYNKRSTITSREIQTAVRLLLPGELAKHAVSEGTKAVTKYTSSK; the protein is encoded by the coding sequence ATGCCCGAGCCGGCCAAGTCCGCCCCTGCCCCCAAGAAGGGCTCCAAGAAAGCCGTGACCAAGGCTCAGAAGAAAGACGGAAAGAAGCGCAAGCGCAGCCGCAAGGAGAGCTACTCCATCTACGTCTACAAGGTGCTGAAGCAGGTCCACCCCGACACCGGCATCTCCTCCAAGGCCATGGGCATCATGAACTCCTTCGTCAACGACATCTTCGAGCGCATCGCCGGCGAGGCTTCCCGCCTGGCGCACTACAACAAGCGCTCCACCATCACTTCCCGGGAGATCCAGACGGCCGTGCGCCTGCTGCTGCCCGGGGAGCTGGCCAAGCACGCCGTGTCGGAGGGCACCAAGGCCGTCACCAAGTACACCAGCTCCAAGTAA
- the LOC127559150 gene encoding histone H3, with translation MARTKQTARKSTGGKAPRKQLATKAARKSAPATGGVKKPHRYRPGTVALREIRRYQKSTELLIRKLPFQRLVREIAQDFKTDLRFQSSAVMALQEASEAYLVGLFEDTNLCAIHAKRVTIMPKDIQLARRIRGERA, from the coding sequence ATGGCCCGTACCAAGCAGACCGCCCGTAAGTCCACCGGTGGCAAGGCCCCCCGCAAGCAGCTGGCAACCAAGGCCGCCCGTAAGAGCGCTCCGGCCACCGGCGGCGTGAAGAAGCCTCACCGCTACCGCCCTGGTACCGTGGCTCTGCGAGAGATCCGGCGCTACCAGAAATCGACGGAGCTGCTGATCCGTAAGCTGCCCTTCCAGCGCCTGGTGCGAGAGATCGCTCAGGACTTCAAGACGGACCTGCGTTTCCAGAGCTCGGCTGTCATGGCCCTGCAGGAGGCCAGCGAGGCGTACTTGGTGGGTCTGTTCGAAGACACGAACCTGTGCGCCATTCACGCCAAGAGAGTGACCATCATGCCCAAGGACATTCAGCTGGCCCGCCGCATCCGTGGCGAGCGGGCGTAA
- the LOC127559133 gene encoding histone H1.4-like — translation MSETAPAAPAAPAPAEKAPAKKKGKRASAAGGARRKAAGPPVSELITKAVSASKERNGVSLAALKKALAAAGYDVDKNNSRIKLGLKSLVSKGTLVQTKGTGASGSFKLNKKAPTADTKTKAKKPASAKTKKAAGASKKPKKATGAAGAKKTVKKSPKKAKKPAAAKKAAKSPKKAKAAKPKKVAKSPAKPKAAKAKKVAKPKTAKPKAAKSKKATAKK, via the coding sequence ATGTCCGAGACGGCCCCCGCCGCTCCCGCTGCCCCGGCCCCCGCGGAGAAAGCGCCGGCCAAGAAAAAGGGCAAGAGGGCTTCGGCCGCCGGGGGAGCGCGGCGCAAGGCCGCGGGTCCGCCCGTGTCGGAGCTGATCACGAAAGCCGTGAGCGCCTCCAAGGAGCGCAATGGCGTGTCCCTGGCAGCCCTGAAGAAGGCGCTGGCGGCGGCGGGCTACGACGTGGACAAGAACAACAGCCGCATCAAGCTGGGGCTCAAGAGCCTGGTGAGCAAAGGGACCCTGGTGCAGACCAAGGGCACCGGCGCGTCGGGCTCGTTCAAGCTGAACAAGAAGGCCCCGACGGCCGACACGAAGACTAAGGCCAAGAAGCCGGCCTCGGCCAAGACCAAGAAGGCTGCCGGTGCCTCCAAGAAGCCCAAGAAGGCGACGGGAGCCGCGGGCGCCAAGAAGACGGTGAAGAAGAGCCCGAAGAAAGCCAAGAAGCCGGCAGCCGCCAAGAAAGCGGCCAAGAGCCCGAAGAAGGCCAAGGCGGCCAAGCCCAAGAAGGTGGCCAAGAGCCCGGCTAAGCCCAAGGCGGCCAAGGCCAAGAAGGTGGCCAAGCCCAAGACGGCGAAGCCCAAAGCCGCCAAAAGCAAGAAGGCGACAGCCAAGAAGTAG